The Magnolia sinica isolate HGM2019 chromosome 9, MsV1, whole genome shotgun sequence genome contains a region encoding:
- the LOC131254970 gene encoding proteasome activator subunit 4-like, protein MISVTERCFSHHPAAAVLEEWISTKDYQNKEPSLTPKWHIPSEDEVLFANELLDLHFRSALDDLLKICQNKIHSDPGNEKEHLKVTLLRIDSSLQGILSCLPDFRPSFRNGSATDQDFSSFIIAGASGSTVGSPELREKAAKIIHVASR, encoded by the exons ATGATTTCGGTGACAGAAAG GTGCTTTTCACATCATCCTGCTGCTGCTGTATTAGAAGAATGGATTAGCACAAAAGATTATCAGAACAAAGAGCCATCATTGACCCCTAAGTGGCACATTCCTAGTGAGGATGAAGTGCTGTTTGCAAATGAACTTTTAGACCTTCATTTTCGATCAGCTTTAGATGATCTTCTCAAAATATGTCAGAACAAAATTCATTCTGATCCAG GAAATGAGAAGGAGCACTTAAAAGTGACCCTGTTGCGCATTGACTCTTCATTGCAAGGCATTTTGTCTTGCTTGCCTGATTTTCGTCCATCCTTTAGGAATGGGAGTGCCACAGATCAGGACTTCAGTTCTTTCATAATTGCTGGAGCATCTGGTTCTACTGTTGGTAGTCCTGAACTGAGGGAAAAAGCTGCAAAGATTATACATGTAGCTTCAAGGTAA